The following proteins come from a genomic window of Rhodospirillales bacterium:
- the ureC gene encoding urease subunit alpha, translated as MPFSIERAAYAAMYGPTVGDRVRLADTDLFVEVEADRTVYGEEVKFGGGKVIRDGMGQGSAGRAAGAVDTVITNALIVDHWGVVKADVGLRDGRIAAIGKAGNPDTQPNVDIVVGPGTEAIAGEGRILTAGGIDAHIHWICPQQVDDALYSGVTTMLGGGTGPAEGTNATTCTPGPWHLARMLEAAEELPVNLGFYGKGNASEPTALVEQVRAGACGLKLHEDWGTTPAAIDTCLSVADEWDIGVAIHTDTLNESGYLETTTAAFRNRTIHAFHTEGAGGGHAPDIIRLCGEPNVLPSSTNPTRPFTVNTVDEHLDMLMVCHHLDPNIPEDVAFAESRIRRETIAAEDILHDLGAFSMIASDSQAMGRVGEVIVRTWQTADKMKQQRGRLPEERGDNDNFRVRRYIAKYTINPARTHGIDGEVGSVEVGKLADLVLWKPMFFGVKPDLVLKGGAIAAAAMGDPNASIPTPQPVHYRPMFAALGRARSASSVTFVSQAGLEDGLGELGLTKRLVAVSGTRALGKKDMVLNDLCPAIDVDPETYEVRADGALLTCEPATRLPMAQRYFLF; from the coding sequence TTTTCCATCGAGCGGGCGGCCTACGCCGCCATGTACGGGCCGACGGTCGGCGACCGGGTCCGGCTGGCCGACACCGACCTGTTCGTCGAGGTGGAAGCCGATCGGACCGTGTACGGCGAGGAGGTCAAGTTCGGCGGCGGCAAGGTCATCCGCGACGGCATGGGCCAGGGATCTGCCGGCCGTGCGGCTGGTGCGGTGGACACCGTGATCACGAACGCCCTGATCGTCGATCACTGGGGAGTGGTCAAGGCGGACGTGGGCCTTCGCGATGGACGGATCGCCGCAATCGGCAAGGCCGGCAATCCGGATACGCAGCCGAACGTGGACATCGTCGTCGGGCCGGGCACCGAGGCGATCGCCGGCGAGGGCCGCATCCTGACCGCCGGCGGCATTGATGCGCACATTCACTGGATCTGCCCGCAGCAGGTCGACGATGCCCTCTACTCGGGTGTCACCACGATGCTGGGCGGCGGCACGGGTCCTGCCGAAGGGACGAATGCGACGACGTGCACGCCGGGGCCCTGGCACCTGGCACGCATGCTGGAGGCCGCGGAGGAGCTGCCCGTCAATCTGGGCTTCTACGGCAAGGGGAACGCCTCCGAGCCGACGGCGCTGGTCGAGCAGGTGCGCGCCGGAGCCTGCGGCCTGAAGCTGCACGAGGACTGGGGTACCACGCCCGCGGCCATCGACACGTGCCTGTCCGTCGCCGACGAGTGGGACATCGGCGTCGCGATCCATACCGACACGCTGAACGAGTCGGGCTACCTCGAGACCACGACGGCCGCGTTCCGGAACCGCACCATTCATGCGTTCCACACCGAAGGGGCCGGCGGCGGCCATGCGCCGGACATCATCAGGCTTTGTGGTGAGCCCAACGTGTTGCCGTCCAGCACCAATCCCACCCGTCCGTTCACCGTGAACACCGTCGACGAGCACCTCGACATGCTCATGGTGTGCCATCACCTGGACCCGAACATTCCGGAGGACGTGGCTTTTGCGGAGAGCCGCATTCGGCGCGAGACCATCGCGGCGGAGGACATCCTGCACGATCTCGGGGCGTTCTCGATGATCGCCTCCGACAGTCAGGCCATGGGTCGGGTCGGCGAAGTCATTGTCCGGACCTGGCAGACCGCCGACAAGATGAAGCAGCAGCGCGGCCGACTCCCGGAGGAGCGCGGCGACAACGACAACTTCAGGGTGCGGCGCTACATCGCGAAATACACGATCAATCCGGCCCGGACGCACGGGATCGACGGCGAGGTCGGCTCGGTCGAGGTGGGCAAGCTGGCCGACCTGGTGCTGTGGAAGCCGATGTTCTTCGGCGTCAAACCCGATCTCGTGCTCAAGGGAGGAGCGATCGCCGCGGCGGCGATGGGGGACCCGAACGCGTCGATTCCCACGCCGCAGCCCGTGCACTACCGCCCGATGTTCGCGGCGCTGGGTCGAGCCCGGTCTGCGTCATCGGTGACGTTCGTCTCGCAGGCGGGCCTGGAGGACGGACTGGGCGAACTGGGACTGACGAAGCGGTTGGTGGCGGTGTCGGGTACCCGTGCGCTCGGCAAGAAGGACATGGTGCTGAACGATCTCTGCCCGGCGATCGACGTCGACCCGGAGACGTACGAGGTCCGCGCTGACGGAGCGCTGCTGACCTGCGAGCCGGCAACCCGATTGCCGATGGCCCAGCGCTACTTTCTCTTCTGA
- the ureG gene encoding urease accessory protein UreG — MTTPFRVGIGGPVGSGKTALLDGLCKAMRDSYDIAAITNDIYTREDAEFLTRSGALTPERIQGVETGGCPHTAIREDASMNLAAIAQLEAEFPDLDVVFVESGGDNLAATFSPELADLTLYVIDVSAGDKIPRKGGPGITRSDLLIINKTDLAPLVGADLEVMDRDTKRMRGSRPFLFAQVKHGKGVRAVAEFIVEAGGLTTER, encoded by the coding sequence ATGACCACACCGTTCCGCGTGGGCATCGGCGGGCCCGTCGGCTCCGGCAAGACGGCCTTGCTGGACGGCCTGTGCAAGGCGATGCGCGACAGTTACGACATTGCGGCCATCACGAATGACATCTACACCCGTGAGGATGCCGAGTTCCTGACCCGCTCCGGGGCGCTCACCCCGGAACGGATCCAGGGGGTCGAGACCGGCGGATGTCCCCACACCGCGATTCGCGAGGACGCCTCGATGAATTTGGCGGCGATCGCGCAACTGGAGGCCGAATTCCCCGACCTCGACGTGGTGTTCGTGGAATCCGGCGGCGACAATCTCGCAGCGACGTTTTCGCCGGAACTCGCCGACCTGACCCTCTACGTGATCGATGTCTCGGCGGGCGACAAGATTCCGCGCAAGGGCGGCCCTGGAATCACCCGATCCGACCTGCTGATCATCAACAAGACCGATCTTGCGCCGCTGGTTGGCGCGGACCTTGAGGTGATGGACCGTGATACGAAACGGATGCGCGGTTCACGCCCCTTCCTGTTCGCGCAGGTGAAGCACGGCAAGGGCGTCCGCGCGGTGGCGGAATTCATCGTGGAGGCGGGGGGCCTCACGACAGAGCGTTAG
- a CDS encoding urease accessory protein UreE, translated as MRRAIAVLRHGAWTPPPGGPSVTLTHDDRQRRRGRLRGDDGEPLLLELETVPRLRDGDGLTLADGGAVLVRAAPEPVVDIRCESAAHAARVAWHIGNRHAPLQVLADGGLRIQDDHVLAGMAEGLGAATRRRQAPFSPEAGAYAHAASDPGEDRG; from the coding sequence ATGCGACGCGCGATCGCGGTGCTGCGCCACGGCGCCTGGACACCGCCGCCGGGGGGGCCGTCGGTGACGCTGACGCACGACGATCGACAGCGTCGCCGTGGGCGGCTCCGCGGCGATGACGGCGAACCGCTGCTCCTCGAACTGGAGACCGTGCCCCGACTGCGGGACGGTGATGGACTGACGCTCGCCGACGGCGGCGCGGTGCTGGTCCGGGCGGCTCCCGAACCGGTCGTCGACATCCGCTGCGAATCGGCGGCGCACGCGGCCAGGGTGGCATGGCACATCGGCAATCGCCATGCCCCGCTGCAAGTGCTGGCGGACGGGGGTCTCAGGATTCAGGACGACCACGTATTGGCCGGGATGGCGGAGGGGCTGGGTGCTGCCACGCGACGGCGGCAAGCCCCGTTTTCGCCGGAAGCGGGCGCGTACGCGCACGCCGCGTCCGATCCCGGGGAAGACCGCGGGTAG
- a CDS encoding SDR family oxidoreductase, with amino-acid sequence MPRTVITGASRGIGHALTIELARCGHDVLALCRKPAEVTGLADVDGVTVRGLDVASPVAMHSFATSLDGTIDILVNNAGIAGGKLRDNLSEADFQMADDVFRVNAVAPLLLTRLLADRLPPGALIVNVTSIMGSNAANTSGGMAIYRASKAALNSITRTLAAELGPKDVTVLAVHPGWVRTDMGGPSANIDTETSARGIAQVIADADPSQNGTYLDWKGDSLPW; translated from the coding sequence ATGCCCCGCACAGTGATCACCGGCGCAAGCCGCGGCATCGGGCACGCCCTCACCATCGAGCTCGCTAGGTGCGGTCACGACGTCCTTGCCCTTTGCCGGAAACCGGCGGAAGTCACCGGGCTCGCCGATGTCGACGGCGTCACCGTGCGGGGGCTCGATGTCGCCAGCCCGGTCGCCATGCATTCGTTTGCAACCAGTCTCGACGGTACGATCGATATTCTCGTCAACAACGCGGGGATTGCGGGCGGCAAACTTCGAGACAACCTGTCCGAAGCAGACTTCCAGATGGCCGATGACGTGTTCCGCGTGAATGCGGTCGCACCCCTCCTGCTGACACGTCTCCTCGCGGACCGGCTCCCTCCCGGTGCCCTGATCGTGAACGTGACCTCGATCATGGGGTCCAACGCGGCCAACACGTCGGGCGGCATGGCGATCTACCGGGCCAGCAAGGCAGCCCTCAACAGCATCACCCGAACGCTGGCGGCGGAACTGGGCCCGAAGGACGTGACGGTGCTGGCCGTGCATCCGGGTTGGGTGCGGACCGATATGGGCGGTCCGTCCGCGAACATCGACACGGAAACGTCAGCCCGTGGCATCGCGCAGGTGATCGCCGATGCCGACCCTTCGCAGAACGGCACCTACCTCGACTGGAAGGGTGATTCGCTGCCCTGGTGA
- a CDS encoding urease accessory protein UreF yields the protein MEADRRIIRLMAWLGPSFPVGAYAYSHGIEYAVEAGLVHDQDTLATWVRGILRFGAARVDADLYRETWHAVRCGDAERLAAVGALGRAMRGTFEIAAETTAQGTAFADTVAAAWNGDGSADGHPPPVYPISVAAAVAREDIPVREGLAAYLHAVTANLVSAGIRLIPLGQVAGQRILADLEADVLQATDEALGRSLDDIGSAAVAVDWTSIRHETQYTRLFRS from the coding sequence GTGGAAGCCGATCGGCGCATCATCCGCCTGATGGCATGGCTCGGACCGTCGTTCCCGGTCGGTGCCTACGCGTACTCGCACGGCATCGAGTATGCCGTCGAGGCCGGACTGGTCCACGACCAGGACACGCTGGCAACGTGGGTACGCGGCATTCTCCGGTTTGGCGCCGCGCGCGTCGATGCCGATCTCTACCGGGAGACCTGGCACGCGGTCCGGTGCGGTGACGCCGAGCGCCTGGCCGCGGTGGGAGCGCTGGGCCGGGCCATGCGCGGCACGTTCGAGATCGCGGCCGAGACCACCGCACAGGGCACCGCCTTCGCGGATACGGTTGCAGCGGCGTGGAACGGCGACGGTTCGGCGGACGGGCACCCGCCGCCGGTATATCCGATCAGCGTCGCCGCCGCTGTCGCCCGGGAGGACATCCCGGTTCGGGAGGGGCTGGCCGCCTACCTCCATGCAGTGACGGCGAACCTGGTGTCCGCCGGGATTCGGCTGATCCCGCTCGGACAGGTCGCCGGGCAGCGCATTCTGGCCGATCTCGAAGCGGACGTCCTCCAGGCAACGGACGAGGCGCTCGGCCGATCGTTGGACGACATCGGCTCCGCAGCAGTCGCCGTGGACTGGACGTCCATCCGGCACGAAACCCAATACACGAGGTTATTCCGATCATGA